The segment ATAAAAAAAAGAAAAACTATGAAAATGTCCTGTCATTCATTCCAACAGGGGAATATTATTACAAAAAGGCATTAAAAGAGTTACAGCGGGATCAGTATCCCAAAGCCCATAAGTATCTGCAGCGGGCTACAGAATTAAGCCCGAAAGACCCGGATATCTGGGTCCAGTTTGGCATCGTTCTTATGGAGATGCAGGAATTCGGGCAGGCAATGGAAGCATTGCGTACAGCATATGATCTTGATCAATATAAGACGGAGACCTTGTTTTTCTTAGCAGAAGTGAATGCACATATGGGAATGTTCTTAGAAGCGCGCAATTTTGCGAAGAAATACGTGGAAAACGACATACAGGGCCAGTATGCAGCGGAAGCTTTAGAAATCATCGATTTTGCAGAACAAGAAGACTGGCAGCTTTTTGATGACGACGGAGAAGCTCAAGACAGTGAGCATTTTTATCAGCAAGAAAAAGCCCGGCGCTTGATGGAGGAAGGGAACTTTCCGGAAGCCATCAAATTGTTGGAATCGCTGATTGAAGAAAAGCCGGATTTCTGGGGAGCACATAATAATCTTGCCTTGGCTTACTTTTATATCGGCGAAACGGAAATGGCAAAAGCGCTGCTGCATGATGTATTAAGAAGAAATACAGGGAATTTGCATGCACTTTGCAATCTGGCAGTCTTTCATTATTATGAAAAAAATGAGGAACTTGAAGACGTGCTGGATTTGCTGAAGAAAATTCAGCCTTATGTCTTTGAGCATCGCTATAAATTAGGAGCTACTTTTGCATTGGTCGGCAAGTATAAAGAAGCGTACCGCTGGTTGCGGAGCTTGCAGAAACGCGGATTTGACGGTGATCCTGCGTTCTATTTCTGGTTGTCTCATGCAGCTTATCACTCCGGCCATGAAGATATTGCCAAGCAAGCCTGGAAGCATTTGACGCAAATGGATCCGGGCAAAGACGGCTACGAACCATGGGCAGAACAGGCGGCTATGCCACATCCAGACGCGCTTGAACATGACCGGGATTATTTGGTGGGGAAACTTGATCATCCGCAGACGAGCGAGCGGTTGTTTGGTCTTTTTCTATTAGGAAAGTCTGCCCACAAGCAGGAAATTGTTTCACATCCGAATTGGCTGAAATCTGAACAGCCAACCGTGCTTGAAACCTATCTGCTTGGTTATGCGCTAGGCCATCCGTTTAAAGCACATGTGCCGGAAGAGCAAGCATTCATGCGGGCAATGGAAGCGACTGAAATTCTGTACCAAGAAGAAAGTATGATAACTGAGCAAGGCTCCTACGCTTTCCAAATGTGGTTTATGCTAGTGGAAAAAGCGTTTGAACGCCGTTATGAATTTAAAAATCCAAAAGCATTGGCCGCTTCGGTTGCTTATATGGTCAGATCTTCAAGAGACCGTTCTGTCACCAAAAAAGCGGTTGCCGCACATTTCGGCATAACATCAGCTACACTGACCAAATATGTTAATCAGTTGATCCAGTATTTGCCGCTTTTCGAATCATAAGCAAAAAAGTTGCTGCAATGCCGGTAATCTTATACGATTTAGCTACTGAGATTTAGGAGGGCCTATTATGACTGAGACGAATAATACTTATGACGTGATCATTATTGGAGCAGGACCAGCAGGCATGACAGCCGCTGTTTACACATCAAGAGCGAATTTATCTACATTAATGCTTGAACGCGGAATTCCAGGCGGCCAAATGGCCAACACGGAAGAAATTGAAAACTATCCGGGTTTTGAACATATTCTAGGGCCAGACCTTTCAAACAAAATGTTCGAGCACGCGAAAAAATTCGGTGCTGAATACGCTTATGGCGACGTAAAAGAAATCATTGATGGTGAAGAGTACAAAACCATCATCGCTGGTTCGAAAGAATATAAAGCGCGTGCCATCATTATTACTACAGGTGCTGAGTATAAAAAAATGGGTATCCCTGGTGAAAATGAACTAGGCGGCCGAGGCGTCAGCTATTGTGCAGTCTGTGACGGAGCCTTCTTCAAACAGAAAAATCTGGTTGTCGTCGGAGGCGGAGACTCTGCAGTTGAAGAAGGCGTTTATTTAACGCGTTTTGCAGATAAAGTAACCATCGTCCATAGACGCGATGAGCTTCGCGCACAAAAAATTCTTCAAGACCGGGCGTTTGCAAACGATAAAATTGATTTTATCTGGAGCCATACGGTTAAAGAAATTAATGATGAAAACGGCAAAGTGGGAAGTGTCACGCTGGTTTCTACAAAAGACGGCAATGAACAGGAATTTGAAGCGGATGGTGTATTCATTTACATCGGAATGCTGCCATTGACTAAACCATTTGCTGATTTAGGAATCCTAAATGACGAAGGCTATGTTGTTACCAATGAAAAAATGGAAACAGCAGTTCCGGGTATATATGCAGCAGGAGACGTACGTGAAAAAATGCTGCGCCAAGTTGTTACAGCAACTGGCGACGGAAGTATCGCTGCTCAAGCGGTTCAGCATTATATTGAGGAATTGGTCGAAAAAATCGGGATTAAAGCTTGATTTAATGCTATTTTAATCTACTTGTAACACTGTTGTCATAAGATGGTGGTAAAGTAGGAATAGTAAATTGACCCCCTTTTTATAAAGAAATTTTGACAGGCCGTTTTTCGAGATAATCGGAGAACGGCCTCTTTTTTTATGCATAAATTTTAAAATTCTTCTTCCATAGGCGCTTGTCGGAGCTGAGCAAGCTACCTACGCTTTTCTTAATGTCCAGCTCCGGCGGCTAGCCCCTCGAGTCGCTTCGGTCTTACTGCGAATGGCAAAAGCGCCATTCACTGCAAGCCCTCCAGCGCTTGTCAGGGCTGAGTAAGCCGCCTACGCTTTTCTTTTTTTGCATGACACGCCAGGATAGATGTATAATGGAGAGAGTTTACAATAGATACGGAGTGTCGACAGTGCAGCGAATCGCAAATTTATTAGTGGTCCATGAAGGACAAGTATTGCTATTAAAAAAACCCCGGCGTGATTGGTACGTTGCACCGGGCGGTAAAATGGAAACAGGAGAATCAATTTATGAAGCGGCGATCAGAGAGTTCACGGAAGAAACAGGTGTACAGCCGCTTGGAACTCATTTAAAAGGGATCTACACGATGATGATTCAAGAAAAAGAACAAATCGTTGATGAATGGATGCTTTTCACTTTTTTGGCAACCGGCTTGATTGGCAAACCTTTCGAAGAAACGAGAGAAGGCCTTCTTGAATGGCATCCGGTTGAAAGTTTGGCATTTTTGCCGATGGCTGAAGGAGACCGTACAAACCTGCAATTTGCTGCAAGCCAAATAGGTATGCAATATGGCACTTTTCATTATTCGCCGGAATTCCAGCTAATTAAAGAAAGCATTCAAATGTCTACTGAAGAGGGGATCCAGCATAATGGATAAGCATACGAATGAAACTGAATTAATTATAATAACCGGCATGTCAGGAGCAGGCAAAACAGTCGCAATCCAAAGTTTCGAAGACTTGGGTTTTTTTACAATTGATAACTTGCCGCCGGCTTTATTGCTTACTTTCATCAAGTTGATGAGAGATTCCGGCAAATCAATGAAGCGGGTTGCTGCAGTTATGGATTTACGGGGCGGCGACTTTTTTGACAGCCTTGTGGATGCCATTGACAATATTTCGAAAGAGCCAAAAGTGTCTACGACGATTCTGTTTCTTGATGCCGACAACCAAACACTTGTCAGCCGGTATAAGGAATCACGCCGGTCACATCCATTATCTCCAGGCGGCCTAGTGCTTGGCGGCATTAAAAAAGAGCGCGACATGCTGATGGATCTGCAAGGGCGTGCGAAGTACATTTACAATACTTCCACCATGACTCCTAGACAGCTAAGAGAAAAAATTGTGACAGATTTCGCTACGCAAACAAGCAATAAATTTACCGTCAATGTGATGTCATTCGGCTTTAAACACGGCATTCCAATTGATGCAGATTTGGTTTTCGATGTTCGTTTTTTGCCGAACCCTTATTATATTGAAGAATTGAAACCGTTGTCCGGACTGGATGAACCGGTCTCAAGCTATGTTCTTCAATGGAGTGAGACCCAAACATTAATCAGTAAACTGACGGACCTTTTAGAATTCATGATTCCCCAATATAAAAACGAAGGCAAAGCGCAACTGGTGATCGCTTTTGGCTGCACCGGCGGCCAGCACCGGTCAGTGACGCTTGCTGAATATTACGGAAAACTATTGGCAGAACAAAACAAAACGATCGTTACTCATCGGGACGTCAAAACAAGAAAGGGCTGAGTGCATGGAAAGTACTTTACGCCGGAAACGGGTCGTTATTATTGGTGGAGGCACAGGACTATCTACGCTTCTAAGGGGATTAAAGAAGTTTCCGCTGGACTTAACTGCGGTTGTTACCGTAGCTGATGATGGTGGAAGCTCAGGCCGGCTTCGAAACGACTTAGATATACCGCCTCCAGGAGACATTCGAAACGTCATGGCTGCTTTATCAGATGCTGAACCATTGGTGGCGGAAATGTTTCAATACCGATTTAAACACTCCCCGGATTTGGAAGGACATTCTCTAGGCAATCTTATGCTTGCTGCTTTGACGAACATCACAGGTGATTTTTCACATGCAGTAAGGGAGATGAGCCGTGTTTTGAACGTCAATGGGACAGTGCTGCCAGCAGCAAACCAGTTGGTCACGCTTCATGCCGAGTTTGAAGATGGCACGATTGTCAGCGGAGAATCTAAAATTCCGGCGTATTTGCAGCCAATAAAAAGAGTTTTTTTAGAACCGCGTGATGTGAAAACTTTGCCTGATACGATAGAAGCTATCACTAAAGCGGATGTCATTGTAGTGGGACCAGGTTCGTTGTATACCAGTATATTGCCGAATCTGCTCGTAAAAGACATAAAAAAAGCAGTGGTTGCAGCTGAAGCTAAAAAAATATATATCTGCAATTTAATGACCCAAGCAGGAGAAACATACAAATATACAGCCTGTGACCATGTTCAAGCCATTTACGACCATGTAGGTGAACCGTTTTTAGATGCGATTCTGCTCAATAAGGAACAAGTGCCTAAAGGAGTTGTAGAACGCTATAAAAAACAAAAAGCGTGGCCAGTCGAATATGATGAAGAACGTTTGCACAATATGGGCCTTGAAATATTCAAACAGGACATCGCGAATATTTTTGGAGAAACAGTCCGGCATGAACCGATGAAAGTAGCAGAATGGCTGTTTGAATATGCTGGAGGCCTTATCAAAGAAGATCCTGAGCATTTGTATTTTTAATGCTTGGAAGGGGGAATATGGATGTCTTTTGCTTCGGAAACCAAAAAAGAGATGACACAAGTCGAAGTGGACGATTGTTGTGGGAAAGCGGAATTGTCCGCTTTAATTCGCATGAACGGCACCATATCATTTTCAAATCGGCAATTGAGCCTTGATATACAAACCGAAAATGCGGCTATAGCCCGTCGGATTTACACATTATTAAAGCGCTTTTACCGGGCTTATCCAGTGGAACTGCTGGTCCGAAAAAAGATGCGGCTGAAAAAGAATAACGTTTATATTTGCAGAATCAGGGAAGGTTCTAAACATGTGTTGGAAGACCTGGCTATTATTTCAGAAGGCTTCCAGTTCGAACATGAAATCAATAAAGCGTTAATCGAGAAGAACTGCTGTAAACGAGCGTATTTGCGTGGTGCATTTTTAGCAGGGGGATCTGTTAATAATCCGGAGACCTCTTCCTATCACTTGGAAATCTACTCGCTTTACAAAGACCATGCGGATTCTTTAGTGAATTTGCTGAACGAATTCCATTTGAACGCAAAGACGATTGAACGGAAAAAAGGGTTTGTCACTTATTTGAAAGAAGCGGAAAAAATTTCGGACTTTCTCAGCATTGCCGGTGCGCATTCAGCTTTATTAAAATTTGAAGATGTGCGGATTATTCGCGATATGCGCAATAGTGTCAACCGTTTAGTGAATTGTGAAACCGCCAATTTGAATAAGACCATTGATGCGGCGCTGCGGCAAGTGGAAAATATTCGCCTTATTGATCAAATGATCGGGATTGACCAATTGCCGGAACGGCTGCGTGAAATTGCACGCCTGCGGGTAGAATACCAGGACGTCACGTTGAAAGAATTGGGCGAGATGGTCTCAACGGGAAATGTCAGCAAATCAGGCGTAAATCACCGGTTGCGGAAAATTGATGAAATTGCCGAAACCTTGAGAAAAGGAGAAATGATTGGCCAGTGATTTTAGGCCTTTCTTTCATATAAGTTAAAGTGTTTAGCCAAGTTTCAGAGGAGGATCAGCATGGTTGATAAACAAGTGGAAGTACAATTGAAATCAGGATTACAAGCAAGGCAAGCGGCTTTGTTCGTTCAAGAAGCAAACCGTTATAATTCGGATGTTTACTTAGAAAAAGACGACAAAAAAGTAAACGCCAAAAGCATTATGGGCATCATGAGCCTGGCAATCAGCAAAGGAACGACCGTCAAAATTTCTGCAGATGGCAGAGATGAAGAAACGGCAGTCGAAGCATTGGCTGCCCTTATTGAAAAAGATGCATAAAAAGAGTCCACAGCAATCAGCTGTAGACTCTTTCTAGCTTGTGGAGAAAGATAAAACTTGCATTGGTGATCATTTCTTAACCGATATTCCGCCAACCAGCTACGCTTGCCGCGGGCGAGCGCCAAGCCGCTTCGTCGCTTACGCTCCTGCAAGGTTCGGCTGTCTCGCTTTCCCGCAGGCGTCTCCGCTGGTTGGCTTCATATCTGGAGAGCGGGAAGCAATAAAAGAGAACTTACTCAAACCAATCATACTTTTAGAGCGTTTATAAAAATCGTAATAGCGAGCTGAATGCAGCGAAGGAAGCGGCTGAAGCCATGTCCGCGAAAAGCGTCTCGCCTGGAGCGCAATGATAGAAGAACATTCGAGTTTCTCAACAGCCTGAAAAAAGTCACAGCAACCAACTGTGGACTCTTTCTATTCGCAAAATCGTTAACAGAAAAAGAGGATTCGGAATAACTCATCCCGAATCCTCTTTGTTCATTTTATTTTTTTTCGTCCAGCAATTTGTTGCGAGTGATGATTTGATCGACTAAACCATATTCTACTGCACGTTCAGCAGTCATGAAGTTATCACGGTCTGTATCTTTTGAAATCACTTCTAACGGCTGGCCAGTACGGTCTGACAAGATTTGATTCAATTTTTCACGTAGGTGCAAAATGCGTTTCGCTGCAATCTCAATTTCTGTCGCTTGTCCTTGAGCTCCACCAAGTGGTTGGTGAATCATGACTTCAGCGTTTGGAAGTGCATAGCGTTTTCCTTTTGTCCCAGCTGCAAGCAGGAAAGCACCCATAGATGCTGCCATGCCGATGCAGACAGTTTGAACATCCGGACGGATAAACTGCATAACATCATAAATCGCCATACCGGCTGTAATGCTTCCGCCTGGGCTGTTGATGTAAATGGAGATATCTTTATCTGGATCTTCAGCTTCAAGGAATAAGAGCTGTGCTACAATTGAGTTGGCAACATTATCGTCGATTCCGCTACCGAGCATGATGACACGGTCTTTTAACAAGCGCGAGTAAATATCATAAGCGCGTTCGCCTCTGCTAGTCTGTTCAATTACTGTAGGAATTAAATTCATAAGATATTTCCTCCTCATAATAAATAGTAGTCAATTCATGCTGAAAGTTCTTCCAGCTGTACTATTATCATACACATTATGGTCAATGAAGGTCAAATCTAACGAATTAAAAAAATAGGCTTGAAAAGTTGTTTTGTTATGGTTATAATAGAAAAGTCGTTAATAACGAAAAGCCCTCGTAGTGTAATGGATCACACGTAAGATTCCGGTTCTTAAGATGGGAGTTCGATTCTCTCCGAGGGCATATAGATTTAGGAAGCCCGTTTTGCCTCTTTATTGGCAAAGCGGGCTTTTTTTGTGTGGTTAAAAGTAATTATCAAAATAAACTTTTCGTTTTATTAATATAGAGGAATAAAATTCCAATAATTTTATTTAATTGCTTTATACTTTAGAAGAAGAAATAAATTCAAAACTACTGAAGAGGTGAAGCATTGAAAAAAATTTTTGTTCCGTTTATTATCCTAATCGCTTTTATTTTTATTTCCGCAGCTATGTTGATTCCAAGCTATAACAGTTTTGTGCAGCTTGAAGAAGATGTTGACGAATCGTATGCACAGATTGAAAATCAATTGCAGCGCAGACTCGACTTGATCCCTAATCTTGTTGAAACGGTTAAAGGGTTTGCTGATCAGGAACAGGATATTATTGACAATGTAACGCAGGCACGTTCGAATTTGGCCCGTGCTGAAGGCGTCAATGAGCAAGCCGAAGCAGATGCCGAATTGAATGGTGCGTTAAGCCGTTTACTGGTGGTTGTGGAAAATTATCCAGAAATTCGTTCCAGTGAGAATTTTCAGCAGCTGGCTGATGAATTGGCCGGTACGGAAAATCGAATTGCGGTGGCCAGACGGGATTTCAATGAAACCGTTTCGGAATTTAACCGAAAAGCAAAAAGTTTTCCTAGCAATATGATTGCCGGCGTTTTCGGTTTTAGTGAAAAAGCATATTTTGAAGCGGCTCCAGGTGCTTCAGAAGTTCCTAAAGTGGAATTCGGAAGCGACAAGGAATGATGAAGAAAGTAATTTTCTTGTTAGGAACGTTCAGCTTTTTGGTTTCGGCTCCTGTCGGGGCTGTGGAATTTCCTGAATTGACGGAGGATATATACATTCAGGATATAGCTGATGTCTTAACGCCAGCAGAAGAAGAGGAACTGCGTCGATTGGGAACAGAGCTTGAAGATGCAACCACTGCCCAGCTCGCGGTGATGGCCGTTCCTTCATTAGAAGGCAAACCGATTGCCGATTATGCATTGGAAGCTCTCCGGCATTATGGAATAGGAAAGAAAGAGGAGAACAACGGAGCGCTTATGGTCATTTCTACGGGCGACCGGGAAATTTACATTTCCACCGGCTATGGACTTGAAGCGGTTCTTCCGGATGGTGAAGTGGGACGGATTCTTGACAGCTATGCTATACCGTATTTGAAGCAGGATGAATATGGAAAAGGAATTATGAACACTTATAAAGCGCTTTACAAAGAAGTAGCGGCTGCCTATGATTGGAACAATACGTCTTTAGCGGCGCAGCCGGCGGTTCAGCAATCAAGTGTTCCCGATGAGAAGGACGATTGGTTGATCCCTCGGGGTATCATTGTTGCCGGTATTGTCATATGGATTGTCATTTCCTTGTTCGGCGATGGGGCTGGGAGAGGGAATAGCAAAAATTCAGGAAGAAGAAGTTCATCAAGTTCACGCCGGAGCAGCAGCGGAAGCTCCCGCAGCAGTGGCGGTGGTTCTCGAAGTGGCCGTGGCGGTTCTGGAGGCGGCGGCGGAGCAGGCCGCAAATTCTGATGAAAGAGGGAAGAAATGATTACATTCTACACACGCCAAAATTGCCCTTTATGTGATGAAGCAAAAATGATGCTTGAGCTTGTCCGGGAAGATTTTCCTTTCGAATATGAGGAAGTCGATATCGAGAGCGACGATGCCATACATGAAAAATACATGCTGATGATTCCCGTGATCGAAAAAGACGGGAAAGTCGTGATTTATGGAAACATCGGATATATCGAATTATTGGAAGCGTTAGAATTCTAACGCTTCTTTTTGTTTGCATTTTAAAGAGGGCTTCGTTAGAATGAAACTAGTGGGACAATAAAATTCTAAGTGGGACAAAAATTGCCCAGCTTGAAATGGAGTGAACGAATGGATTCATTAACGGAAGCGAAAAAAAAGCTGATGCCGGAAATGACCGAGCTCCTGAAAAAGCGTTATCAAATTCTGCAGACCATTCAAATGGAACAGCCCATTGGCAGGCGCCCTTTAAGTGAGCTTGCCGGAATGACTGAACGGGATATCCGAAAAGAAACAGATCTGTTGCGCAACCAGCAGTTGATTGAAACAAAGACCGCTGGAATGATTGTTTCTGAACAGGGGCTTGAAGTGCTTGAAGCTTTGAAGGATTTTATGCGAGAAATGTCGGGCTTGTCCAACATGGAAAAAGAGCTGAAATCCCTTTTAGGAATATCAAGAGTGCTGATCGTGCCTCAGAACAGCGACGATATTCCAGCAGTTAAATCGAATATTGGTAAAGAAGCTGCCCGCTTATTGGAAGCGAAGTTCCCACTGTATAAAAAAATCGCGGTAACAGGCGGCAGTACAATGGCTGCTATTTCAAAAGAAATAGCTTCCGATAAAAGAGATAGCTCTTTGCAATTTATTGCAGCAAGAGGAGGCTTAGGAGAAGATGTCCTCCATCAAGCCAATACAATCGCCTCCCTGTTTGCTGAAAAAACCGGTGGAGCGGTCAAAACACTTTATCTGCCTGATCATTTAAGTGCCGAGGCGTACGAGATGATGATGCGGGAACCGGTGATCAAAGAAATGATGGAATTGTACGACCAGACACAAGTTGTTGTACATGGCATCGGAAACGCTGAAGAAATTGCGCTGCAGCGAAAGTCCTCATTTGAAGAAGTGGAAAAAATCCGTGCAGGCGAAGCGGTTAGTGAAGCTTTCGGCTATTACTTCGACAAAAACGGAAATGTAGTTTATCGCATCCGCACAGCGGGAATCCAAATTGAACAAGTTCAAAAAGCGCCTTTCATCCTGGCAGTTGCAGGAGGGCGATCGAAAGCTAAAGCAATTCTTTCTTACTTCAAGATTGCACCGGAACAAACGGTTTTAATCACAGACGAAGGTGCGGCACGAAAAATAATCGAGTTAACTCAAAAACAGGAGGAATTTTAAATGACTTTAAAATTAGCAATTAACGGATTTGGACGTATCGGACGTATTGTATATCGCCAGGTAATGGAAAACCCGGAAGTGGAAGTAGTGGCAGTAAACGATTTGACTGACGCAAAAATGCTTGCACATCTTTTGAAATATGATTCAGTGCACGGTATTTCAGATGCAGAGATTTCTGCTGAAGGCGAAGACCTTATCGTGAACGGCAAAAGAATGCGTGTATTCGCTGAAAAAGATCCTGCAGCTCTTCCATGGGGAGAATTAGGGGTTGACATCGTCCTTGAATCGACAGGCCGATTCACAGACGCTGATGCGGCTGCTAAACATATCGAAGCTGGTGCTAAGAAAGTTATCGTTTCAGCACCGGGCAAAGACATGAAAACATTGGTTATGGGCGTGAACCATGACAGCTACGACCCAGCAACGGA is part of the Planococcus shenhongbingii genome and harbors:
- a CDS encoding tetratricopeptide repeat protein, producing the protein MENKKKKNYENVLSFIPTGEYYYKKALKELQRDQYPKAHKYLQRATELSPKDPDIWVQFGIVLMEMQEFGQAMEALRTAYDLDQYKTETLFFLAEVNAHMGMFLEARNFAKKYVENDIQGQYAAEALEIIDFAEQEDWQLFDDDGEAQDSEHFYQQEKARRLMEEGNFPEAIKLLESLIEEKPDFWGAHNNLALAYFYIGETEMAKALLHDVLRRNTGNLHALCNLAVFHYYEKNEELEDVLDLLKKIQPYVFEHRYKLGATFALVGKYKEAYRWLRSLQKRGFDGDPAFYFWLSHAAYHSGHEDIAKQAWKHLTQMDPGKDGYEPWAEQAAMPHPDALEHDRDYLVGKLDHPQTSERLFGLFLLGKSAHKQEIVSHPNWLKSEQPTVLETYLLGYALGHPFKAHVPEEQAFMRAMEATEILYQEESMITEQGSYAFQMWFMLVEKAFERRYEFKNPKALAASVAYMVRSSRDRSVTKKAVAAHFGITSATLTKYVNQLIQYLPLFES
- the trxB gene encoding thioredoxin-disulfide reductase, which translates into the protein MTETNNTYDVIIIGAGPAGMTAAVYTSRANLSTLMLERGIPGGQMANTEEIENYPGFEHILGPDLSNKMFEHAKKFGAEYAYGDVKEIIDGEEYKTIIAGSKEYKARAIIITTGAEYKKMGIPGENELGGRGVSYCAVCDGAFFKQKNLVVVGGGDSAVEEGVYLTRFADKVTIVHRRDELRAQKILQDRAFANDKIDFIWSHTVKEINDENGKVGSVTLVSTKDGNEQEFEADGVFIYIGMLPLTKPFADLGILNDEGYVVTNEKMETAVPGIYAAGDVREKMLRQVVTATGDGSIAAQAVQHYIEELVEKIGIKA
- a CDS encoding NUDIX hydrolase, whose protein sequence is MQRIANLLVVHEGQVLLLKKPRRDWYVAPGGKMETGESIYEAAIREFTEETGVQPLGTHLKGIYTMMIQEKEQIVDEWMLFTFLATGLIGKPFEETREGLLEWHPVESLAFLPMAEGDRTNLQFAASQIGMQYGTFHYSPEFQLIKESIQMSTEEGIQHNG
- the rapZ gene encoding RNase adapter RapZ, with product MDKHTNETELIIITGMSGAGKTVAIQSFEDLGFFTIDNLPPALLLTFIKLMRDSGKSMKRVAAVMDLRGGDFFDSLVDAIDNISKEPKVSTTILFLDADNQTLVSRYKESRRSHPLSPGGLVLGGIKKERDMLMDLQGRAKYIYNTSTMTPRQLREKIVTDFATQTSNKFTVNVMSFGFKHGIPIDADLVFDVRFLPNPYYIEELKPLSGLDEPVSSYVLQWSETQTLISKLTDLLEFMIPQYKNEGKAQLVIAFGCTGGQHRSVTLAEYYGKLLAEQNKTIVTHRDVKTRKG
- a CDS encoding gluconeogenesis factor YvcK family protein, whose product is MESTLRRKRVVIIGGGTGLSTLLRGLKKFPLDLTAVVTVADDGGSSGRLRNDLDIPPPGDIRNVMAALSDAEPLVAEMFQYRFKHSPDLEGHSLGNLMLAALTNITGDFSHAVREMSRVLNVNGTVLPAANQLVTLHAEFEDGTIVSGESKIPAYLQPIKRVFLEPRDVKTLPDTIEAITKADVIVVGPGSLYTSILPNLLVKDIKKAVVAAEAKKIYICNLMTQAGETYKYTACDHVQAIYDHVGEPFLDAILLNKEQVPKGVVERYKKQKAWPVEYDEERLHNMGLEIFKQDIANIFGETVRHEPMKVAEWLFEYAGGLIKEDPEHLYF
- the whiA gene encoding DNA-binding protein WhiA; the protein is MSFASETKKEMTQVEVDDCCGKAELSALIRMNGTISFSNRQLSLDIQTENAAIARRIYTLLKRFYRAYPVELLVRKKMRLKKNNVYICRIREGSKHVLEDLAIISEGFQFEHEINKALIEKNCCKRAYLRGAFLAGGSVNNPETSSYHLEIYSLYKDHADSLVNLLNEFHLNAKTIERKKGFVTYLKEAEKISDFLSIAGAHSALLKFEDVRIIRDMRNSVNRLVNCETANLNKTIDAALRQVENIRLIDQMIGIDQLPERLREIARLRVEYQDVTLKELGEMVSTGNVSKSGVNHRLRKIDEIAETLRKGEMIGQ
- a CDS encoding HPr family phosphocarrier protein, which produces MVDKQVEVQLKSGLQARQAALFVQEANRYNSDVYLEKDDKKVNAKSIMGIMSLAISKGTTVKISADGRDEETAVEALAALIEKDA
- the clpP gene encoding ATP-dependent Clp endopeptidase proteolytic subunit ClpP yields the protein MNLIPTVIEQTSRGERAYDIYSRLLKDRVIMLGSGIDDNVANSIVAQLLFLEAEDPDKDISIYINSPGGSITAGMAIYDVMQFIRPDVQTVCIGMAASMGAFLLAAGTKGKRYALPNAEVMIHQPLGGAQGQATEIEIAAKRILHLREKLNQILSDRTGQPLEVISKDTDRDNFMTAERAVEYGLVDQIITRNKLLDEKK
- a CDS encoding LemA family protein, with translation MKKIFVPFIILIAFIFISAAMLIPSYNSFVQLEEDVDESYAQIENQLQRRLDLIPNLVETVKGFADQEQDIIDNVTQARSNLARAEGVNEQAEADAELNGALSRLLVVVENYPEIRSSENFQQLADELAGTENRIAVARRDFNETVSEFNRKAKSFPSNMIAGVFGFSEKAYFEAAPGASEVPKVEFGSDKE
- a CDS encoding TPM domain-containing protein translates to MMKKVIFLLGTFSFLVSAPVGAVEFPELTEDIYIQDIADVLTPAEEEELRRLGTELEDATTAQLAVMAVPSLEGKPIADYALEALRHYGIGKKEENNGALMVISTGDREIYISTGYGLEAVLPDGEVGRILDSYAIPYLKQDEYGKGIMNTYKALYKEVAAAYDWNNTSLAAQPAVQQSSVPDEKDDWLIPRGIIVAGIVIWIVISLFGDGAGRGNSKNSGRRSSSSSRRSSSGSSRSSGGGSRSGRGGSGGGGGAGRKF
- a CDS encoding glutaredoxin family protein translates to MITFYTRQNCPLCDEAKMMLELVREDFPFEYEEVDIESDDAIHEKYMLMIPVIEKDGKVVIYGNIGYIELLEALEF
- a CDS encoding sugar-binding transcriptional regulator; translated protein: MDSLTEAKKKLMPEMTELLKKRYQILQTIQMEQPIGRRPLSELAGMTERDIRKETDLLRNQQLIETKTAGMIVSEQGLEVLEALKDFMREMSGLSNMEKELKSLLGISRVLIVPQNSDDIPAVKSNIGKEAARLLEAKFPLYKKIAVTGGSTMAAISKEIASDKRDSSLQFIAARGGLGEDVLHQANTIASLFAEKTGGAVKTLYLPDHLSAEAYEMMMREPVIKEMMELYDQTQVVVHGIGNAEEIALQRKSSFEEVEKIRAGEAVSEAFGYYFDKNGNVVYRIRTAGIQIEQVQKAPFILAVAGGRSKAKAILSYFKIAPEQTVLITDEGAARKIIELTQKQEEF